In Pyrenophora tritici-repentis strain M4 chromosome 6, whole genome shotgun sequence, the DNA window CTTACATGACGGCTGGTATTTGGACAAAACCTGTCGGAATATGAATGTACCATCGTCTTTCTGGTACCGAGCACTGCTTGGAGGCGGCGTTGAGAGGTCCCTCTGTCAACGGGTGATGGCTCTAGGGTTGTTCGGTATGTGAAGTCGTTTTGAGACCAGAGAATTGGTTTCGCAATGTTTGTGATTTGTTTGCAGACGAATAGAAGAGATAGGTCAGGGCTCGTGAGATCCATATCGTCGACATTGACATCGACGGGGTCCGAGCACATGACCTCTTTGAAGATCAGTTTCTTGACACCCCGCGGGAGGCAGACCAGAGCAGGTCGTTGGTCCTTGCCAAATCTCTCAAATGTTTTGCATTTATCTTTCGACTGGAAGTTCAGCTTCCAGTTTGCATCGGAGTGTCGGTGGCTATCTCCAAACTTGATGCAGACTTGCGAAGGAAGATCACCATCAACATGATCCATCGATATGGAAAGAATCTGTCGGCGGTATTGGCGAATACCGAATGTATCGGTCACGAGGTGTCGAAGAGTCGTGTTTAGCAGTTTTGTTAGATCGCCAGTCTGCTCATCTTGTTCCGCATCGGAAGGGGAAATGAGACGGAAGATACACTTCTGGTCTCTTCTGTCCCAGCACATCTTCACAAGCTGTGCTAGATCAAACTCCCCAAAACCAAGAAGACCCCCCATTTGATGGTACCGTCTTTTATGTAATGGGAGCGCAAAGACCAACTAGCCACGAAATGTGCCGCATATGGGGCCGGATTGAGCATATGGGACTTGCGATATTTGTTCTTGGACAGCTTATAGGCGAATGTGTTCCGGGCGTAAAAAACACCGACTGCTTCGTGATAGACGGAGCGGCATGTCTGCAGGATTCCGAGAACAGATGCCGTACCCGAACTTTAGGTTTTCCCTGAGCCAGTCGCGAAGTCGCCTTTCGTATTGTCAAGCCGCGGGATGTTGATTGGGCGAGGTTGTACGAGTAGATGTTCGTAGATCATGTTTCTCAGCTCAGGGGTAAGATCCAGGAATGACACGCCAGGGCCTTCTGGCAGAAAAACAGTCTTTGGAATGGCGAATAGCTGAGACATTGTAATATGGATATACTCGATTCAGGCTATCGGTAGGAAGATTCACTGGTAGTCAACGAGGTGGGGTGATAGTTGAGGGGTAGTTTAGAGTATATTAGAAATCTGTTCTCATGTGTACGGGTTCGCAGAGGGTTTGTTCCAAGTCTCATACAATAGTACTGACTGGGACTCACTTACACCTCAGCCCCACTTTTCTTACCATTATCTCGGAATCCTACCAGCGAAGGGCCGCTCTAGCAGGTGACAGAGAAGATGATGTACAATAAAAAAAGCCGTTGAACAATAAGAGTCAGTATCCGCTAGTCGTCTTGTTGTCTGCGCGATGTGCACCATATCATCTCACGCTCACCTTGTTGCGAGATGCTCGCACCGAGTGAATAACCTCATGTCACACGAAGGAATTAGGGTTCACTCATAAGATTCACTGCAAAAATGTTCGCGCAGTTCTGCTTGTGAATGGTATCATAATATCATATCTAATTTCACATCTCGGTACCACAAATTCCGCACCACAATGCTCAAACGCGGGCTGCAACAAACGCAGCAGCAGTCGGAGCATCCATCTCGTAGTTCCTGTGCGCGGGGGTGATAATGATACCGTTATCGCAGATGTTATCACCCTCGTGGCAGATGATGAGGACCTTGGAGGCGGCAACAAGGCCAAAAGTCTCATCACGATCAGCATCGCCGAATGTTACAACGGCGGAGACacgagcggcggctgcggcTGAAAGCCTCTGTGTGGCTGTGTGAACCAGTTGAGCGCCCTGGGAGTAACCAGTGACGACAATCTTTGTGGATGGGCATTGAGTGACAGCCTGTGAATGTCAGCATCTATATGATTTGAATCGAGATATTGCAGTGCTTACCCGGTTGATCAGGTTAAACATTGTAGTAGCACCTGCGGCATCGCCTCCCGCCAAAAAGCCGAAGACGTTGGCTGGGTAGGTGACACCCTGGATAGCCAGGCGGTTAACACCTCCGACGGCAGCGGCGATGGCATTGAAGAAAACGGGGCCTTCCGAGTTGGGTTCGCCGACATTTCCAGATTGCGTAGTACCACGAGCCCAGATGACGGTGATTGGACGGCATGGGGTGCCGTCTGTCAGCTGGTTGTAGGTGTCGCTGTTGTATTGGCGTTTGGTGAGGTCACGTTCCTCGACGTTCTTGGCCTCAAGCTGGGCGGCATATTCGTTGATGGTAAGATCGGAGTCGAGGAGATCCGTGATGGGGAAGCTGACACCGGTCTCTGGTGTTGGTGCAGCAAAAGTGGTAGCAACAAGGGCCGTAAGGGCGAGCAGAGAGCGAGCGCAGGCCTTCATCTTGAACGATTGTTGATGGGAGTATGAGGTAGCGAAGGAAGTATCACGTGTCGAATGAAGCTTGCGTCAGTCAGATCTCAGCCTTGGTTCTCAGCTCAACGAAGCGAAGGAAGTAGGATGCTGCGGAGAGAACTAGATGCTGATCCTCTGGTTTCACAAGAACAAAAGGCAGATCTATCCCACCTTTTGTACTGCTCTACCCCACTAGCTTCACGCAGTTCTTGTGGTAAAGCGCCTTGCTAGGCTATTGCACCGCCTTCCGCAAAAGCGATCATACTCCGTGGTAACCAATATCCACTACGTACATGAATCAGCTATTCTCGTCTCAATTTCCGTTGCTGACCATGAGGAAACTTGGCAACGCCGCGATCGACACCCAATCGCTGCAACAGATCACCTCACGTTGACCAGTGACCATCGACTCGCTCTCGAGCACTTAGATTGACGTGGATACCGGCGCATGTGGCATCGAAGATGCTTTCTCGCTTGTGACTGTTCACTCTTAGCTGTGTGATGCCAAAGGACTtgaccttcttcttcgcgTTAGCGATCTTCCGGTACCGCCCATAACAAGAAACACGTGGGTGCGGTCAAAACAAATCTGGGGAATTTCAGGGCAGAGCGTGAGAGCCGGTTGTAATACAATTGGATAAAATCCTGCTTTTAGAGCAGGTATAGCGGCGCTACGACCACTGCGGTCAGTGACGAGAGTGTAGTCGAGCGAGACCGTGTCGCTTGTCCACTAATTTCCCCACATGCTTCGGGTGGCGTCCAGCATCAGTCATCGCCGACTTTTCTCTGTCCTTGATTCGAAGGCATCGCGCATCTAATGCACGCCTAAACCTGTCAGGACCATTGGAGATACAATTGGATGAACATGACCTTTCTTAGATGACTTCTTCATGTGCATACTaggtacctaggtacctTGAGAGGGACCAGAAAATATCTTCGTGCGAGTGCAACCATCTTGCCCATCCGAGAAGACGTATCCGAGACGCAAATATTGCTGCGCAGAGGCCATGTCGGCGGTAAGTTTGTGATGAATCTTGTATATCTGGCGCAGACGTCTCCTGTCAGTCAACGGTTTGACGTCACGATAACCGCCAAGCGTCTGACGCGGAACGGCCCTTTGACTATAATCTCACTCGCGCTTTGATCAATAACTATAACCTTTGCATAGTTAATATCAGCCTTGTAATGTCGAGTCTTACAGCTGGTCGCGAAATATATCGCGAGATAGACACGATGAACAGCTAGAAGCCACAAGATGAGGAGATGCGAGTAACGCCCAGGACGCCTAAGACCGCgtgacgacgacgacgacagGATCTCCCCAGCATGGACCCAGCACCTCCGAACGAGCGATGACAAACCACCAACTGCCCGCCCCAATAGCGCTCCATCCAAGAAATGACTGATGCTATCGTCCTCCGCCGCGAGCCGCGGCACCGCAATGGAGAACCCCGCTCGCGACCGTTGTCGCCAAGCTAGGATGCAGGAACTCATCGCGTTAGGCCATTTGAACCATTCCCGACACAACTGTTTGGCGCCTTGGTAGCCTTGCGAGCTTCCGCTTACGACGCAGATCGGCATCTCTACAAGTACTGATAGCAAGAGATGCATTTCTTCGATGACGGTATTTTCTGCGATATCGCGAGGTTTGGAGATATCGGCATTCGTCAATTGTGGTCGTGAAGAGTGGGATGGAAACAATGTGGGAGGATATAAAAAGGTGGAATGGTCGGGATTGGGGACGTGTGTCATCTGACGGGACTTGACGACGACGCAGAGGTCACTTGTTCAGTATGCGGTCGGCGTCTACCCTTGCTGTTTGCGCAGCGACTCTGCTGCAAATTGCTTGCACTACACCAATTCATCCGTTTCATGCCCGGTCCCACCAATCTTATCCCAGTACAGAGCAATGGCCCCTACCAGTTGTCGGAAAACAGCTTGAGCAGCAGATGCCCGATGAAGACCTCCAAGATATCCTCTCCCAGATATCCCGCGATAACATCGAGTCCACGATCCGGAAACTTGTTTCGTTCGGCACGCGTCACACACTGTCTAGCCAAACGGATCCTGTTCGTGGGGTCGGCGCTGCGAGAACATGGCTCACGGCAAAGTTCCAAGAGGCGGCGGATGAAAGTGAGGGTAAGATGACCGTGGACTGGAACAGCTTCATCAAGTACCCCGGAGACAACGAACGTATCATCTTCCCCGTAAAAATCACCACCATCGTTGCAACCCTCAAAGGATCCGAAGACCCGGACCGATACTATCTCACAGGCGGCCACTACGACTCCCGCAACAGCAACCCCCATCGACTACCAAGGCGATGCCCCCCGGCGCCGTCGACGACGCCTCCGGCGTAGCCGTCTCCCTAGAACTCGCCCGCATCTTCGCCCACTACAAGCCCAAATCCACAATCGTATTCACCGCCTTCGCCGGCGAAGAACAAGGCCTCCTCGGCGCCCAGAACCTCGCCCAAACCTACAAAAATGCGTCCGTCAATCTCGCCGCTATGATCAACCTTGACATGGTCGGCAACTCCAAAGCAGAAGACGGCACCACGGACCCGCACAACATCCGCCTCTTCTGCCAAGGTACCCCATTAACAGAAAACGCAACGACGATGACCTCGCGCCTCAGCATCGGCGGCGACAACGACAGTCCCGCGCGTAACCTCGGTCGCTTCATCTACGAAGTCGCATCAAACGTGTGGACCGAAATGACCGTCCGCGTCATCTACCGTCTGGACCGATACAGCCGCGGCGGCGACCACCGCCCGTTCCTCGAGGCTGGATACACAGGTGTCCGCTTCGTCCAGCCGAACGAAGATTACACCCAACAGCACCAGAATGTCACTGTGCGCAATGGGAAGCAATACGGTGATCTAACCCAGTGGCTAGACTTTGAATACAACACACGTGCGGCCAAGGTTGTTGCAACTACCATGTGGAGTCTAGCCAATGCGCCTGCCTCTCCCACAAACGTCGGTATAAATACCACCATGTCTGATAATTTCAGCCAGTTCAAGTGGGATGCGCCCAAGGGATTGCCAGTGGAGGGGTATGAGATTTTGTATCGCGAGACGATTGAGCCGCATTGGACGAATGTTATTGATGTGGGGAACGTGACGTGGTATAATCTTACCTCTGCGACGATTCACAAAGACAATGTGATTTTTGGGGTGAGGAGTGTGGGTAAAGGGGGTTATAAGAGTCCGGCTGTTTTGCCGTTTCCGTTTGGGTGCGCGAGGAATTGCTAGAGTGGGAAGATGGGGGGTATGGTGTAGGT includes these proteins:
- a CDS encoding cutinase precursor: MKACARSLLALTALVATTFAAPTPETGVSFPITDLLDSDLTINEYAAQLEAKNVEERDLTKRQYNSDTYNQLTDGTPCRPITVIWARGTTQSGNVGEPNSEGPVFFNAIAAAVGGVNRLAIQGVTYPANVFGFLAGGDAAGATTMFNLINRAVTQCPSTKIVVTGYSQGAQLVHTATQRLSAAAAARVSAVVTFGDADRDETFGLVAASKVLIICHEGDNICDNGIIITPAHRNYEMDAPTAAAFVAARV
- a CDS encoding peptidase M28, with protein sequence MPPGAVDDASGVAVSLELARIFAHYKPKSTIVFTAFAGEEQGLLGAQNLAQTYKNASVNLAAMINLDMVGNSKAEDGTTDPHNIRLFCQGTPLTENATTMTSRLSIGGDNDSPARNLGRFIYEVASNVWTEMTVRVIYRLDRYSRGGDHRPFLEAGYTGVRFVQPNEDYTQQHQNVTVRNGKQYGDLTQWLDFEYNTRAAKVVATTMWSLANAPASPTNVGINTTMSDNFSQFKWDAPKGLPVEGYEILYRETIEPHWTNVIDVGNVTWYNLTSATIHKDNVIFGVRSVGKGGYKSPAVLPFPFGCARNC